In Mesorhizobium sp., one DNA window encodes the following:
- a CDS encoding cyclase family protein, whose product MKKRTIIDISVPLENTIYADPPGVGPKIEYRNHSQTVGELVSFFPGLTAEQLPRGEGWAVEQVNASTHNGTHLDAPYHFSSTMNHGEPAWTIDEVPLEWCIGPGVKLDFRHFADGYVATAADVEAELERIGHTLAPGDIVVVNTSAGKKYGQPDYVASGCGMGREATLYLTERGVRVTGTDGWSWDAPFVETSRRWLAEGRPEIIWEGHRAGMEIGYCHIEKLHNLECLPSTGFEIICLPVKIKLASAGWTRAIARLDDATA is encoded by the coding sequence GTGAAGAAGCGCACAATCATCGACATCTCGGTCCCGCTTGAGAACACGATCTATGCCGACCCGCCCGGCGTCGGGCCGAAGATCGAGTATCGCAACCACAGCCAGACGGTTGGCGAACTGGTGTCCTTCTTCCCTGGCTTGACTGCCGAACAGCTGCCGCGGGGGGAAGGCTGGGCGGTTGAGCAGGTCAATGCCTCGACACACAACGGCACCCATCTCGACGCACCCTATCACTTCTCTTCGACCATGAACCATGGCGAACCGGCGTGGACGATCGACGAGGTGCCGCTCGAATGGTGTATCGGTCCTGGCGTCAAGCTCGATTTTCGCCACTTCGCCGACGGTTACGTTGCGACGGCCGCGGACGTCGAGGCCGAGCTGGAGCGTATCGGCCACACGCTCGCGCCAGGCGACATCGTCGTCGTGAACACGAGCGCGGGGAAGAAATATGGCCAACCAGACTATGTCGCATCCGGCTGCGGGATGGGTCGCGAAGCGACGCTGTATCTTACGGAACGGGGGGTGCGAGTAACCGGCACCGACGGCTGGTCGTGGGACGCTCCGTTCGTCGAGACCTCCAGGCGCTGGCTGGCAGAGGGACGACCGGAGATCATCTGGGAAGGCCACCGCGCGGGCATGGAGATCGGCTATTGTCACATCGAGAAGCTTCACAATCTCGAATGCCTGCCTTCGACCGGATTCGAGATCATCTGCCTGCCGGTCAAGATAAAGCTGGCCTCGGCCGGATGGACGCGGGCGATCGCGCGGCTTGACGATGCGACAGCCTGA
- a CDS encoding amidohydrolase family protein: MSSKRTLVRGAAILSMDPNIGDFGSGDILIEDETIAAVGRRLDVDPHSVEIVDATDMIAIPGFVDTHRHIWQTQLRTVAIDWSLCDYVINMRSVFAAFYTPEDAFLGNYVGCLEALNSGITSIIDHCHVVNSPEHADETVRGMVESGIGGIYCYGLFRNAKHHIGAPIDVGELIGEMFGDVEDWRFDDGKRVRDRYFTDSSRVRFGIATNEYEFKPYDEVRSELARVRALEPKRISLHMAMGALCKDARIVQYFAEDGFLDERCLFVHGGGFTDSELNLLADNGCSISATPDTEMQMGMGHPVALRFDAMGGRASIGIDIVSNIAGDMFSQMRLQLQAHRARMNARDELDGRMPGIVPIKTRRALELATIGGAVAAGLESVTGSLTPGKKADIVLVSGKDINTAPIIDPVGTVVFYANPSNIDSVWVHGQPVKRGGALVGVDWGAQRKKLVASSERVMSQAQRIPLEKIQNLWTALWHFDGRSAVMPSKAAGSGRLAAPVN, from the coding sequence ATGAGTTCAAAGAGAACTTTGGTGCGCGGCGCGGCGATCCTGTCGATGGATCCGAACATAGGCGACTTCGGCAGTGGCGACATCTTGATAGAGGACGAAACGATTGCAGCGGTCGGACGCCGCCTTGATGTCGATCCGCACTCCGTCGAGATCGTCGATGCAACGGACATGATCGCCATTCCGGGCTTCGTCGACACGCACCGGCACATCTGGCAGACCCAGCTCCGTACGGTCGCTATCGACTGGAGCCTGTGTGACTACGTCATCAACATGCGCTCGGTCTTCGCCGCATTCTACACGCCCGAGGACGCATTTCTGGGGAACTATGTCGGTTGCCTTGAGGCGTTGAACAGCGGGATCACGTCGATCATCGATCACTGCCACGTCGTCAACTCGCCGGAGCACGCCGACGAGACCGTGCGCGGCATGGTTGAGTCCGGCATCGGAGGGATCTACTGCTACGGGCTCTTCCGAAACGCCAAGCATCATATCGGCGCACCTATCGATGTCGGCGAACTGATCGGCGAGATGTTCGGCGACGTCGAGGACTGGCGTTTCGACGACGGCAAGCGGGTTCGCGACAGGTACTTCACCGACAGCAGCCGGGTGCGGTTCGGCATCGCGACCAATGAGTACGAGTTCAAGCCCTATGACGAAGTGCGTTCCGAGCTGGCGCGCGTGCGCGCACTCGAGCCCAAGCGCATCTCGCTTCACATGGCTATGGGCGCGCTCTGCAAGGACGCGCGCATCGTCCAGTATTTCGCCGAGGACGGTTTCCTCGACGAACGCTGCCTGTTCGTTCACGGAGGCGGCTTCACCGATAGCGAACTCAACCTCTTGGCCGACAATGGCTGTTCGATCTCGGCAACGCCCGACACCGAGATGCAGATGGGCATGGGTCATCCCGTAGCGCTTCGGTTCGATGCTATGGGCGGACGCGCTTCGATCGGCATCGACATCGTCTCGAACATCGCCGGCGACATGTTTTCACAGATGCGGCTGCAGTTGCAGGCCCACCGCGCACGGATGAACGCTCGAGACGAACTGGACGGACGCATGCCCGGGATTGTGCCGATCAAGACCCGTCGGGCACTCGAACTCGCAACGATCGGCGGTGCGGTCGCCGCGGGTCTCGAGTCGGTTACCGGCAGCCTGACGCCCGGCAAGAAGGCCGACATCGTGCTGGTGAGCGGCAAGGACATCAACACGGCGCCGATCATCGATCCGGTCGGCACCGTGGTCTTCTACGCCAACCCCTCCAATATCGACAGTGTCTGGGTTCACGGACAGCCGGTCAAGCGCGGCGGCGCCCTGGTTGGTGTGGATTGGGGCGCGCAGCGCAAGAAGCTCGTTGCGTCGAGCGAGCGCGTTATGAGCCAGGCCCAGCGCATCCCGCTCGAGAAGATCCAGAACCTCTGGACTGCGCTGTGGCACTTCGACGGTCGCTCCGCAGTGATGCCGTCCAAGGCGGCAGGCAGCGGCCGGCTGGCCGCGCCGGTTAACTGA
- a CDS encoding fumarylacetoacetate hydrolase family protein yields the protein MKLATFRHEDGTQSIGAVHRDDQMILDLTAAAGRHSRHPEVFRSMLALIDGGDAALEEARVLLQRHAGDDGVDLPLSSVQLLSPLPEPRQMRDGMSYELHIRQSGRGMRRLLAASDPAALAAIDAEPLPALPDIYRKFPIYYITNRMVVQGHGATIRWPRYSRVMDYELEFGIVIGRNAKNVTVETAQEHIFGYTIFNDFSARDQQAQEMPGMLGPAKGKSFDGGNVLGPWIVTRDEIPDPYNLDAQVRINGEIRCSSSTGGMLFTFEHMLAHMSQDETVHAGEFIGSGTIGNGCGLETGAFLQDGDIVELVIERIGSLANRVEVDREQNLGGTGATKKCSRWSAN from the coding sequence ATGAAGCTCGCGACGTTCCGCCATGAAGATGGCACGCAAAGTATAGGTGCCGTCCATCGGGACGATCAGATGATCCTCGATTTGACCGCTGCCGCCGGGCGACACTCGCGCCACCCCGAGGTGTTCAGGTCGATGCTCGCACTCATTGACGGCGGCGATGCGGCGCTGGAAGAGGCACGCGTATTGCTACAGCGACATGCCGGTGACGACGGCGTCGACCTGCCGTTGTCGTCGGTCCAACTGCTGTCGCCATTGCCCGAGCCGCGCCAGATGCGCGACGGAATGAGCTATGAACTGCATATTCGGCAATCCGGTCGCGGCATGAGGCGGCTGCTGGCCGCGAGTGACCCGGCCGCTCTCGCCGCGATCGACGCCGAACCGCTGCCGGCGCTTCCCGATATCTATCGGAAGTTTCCGATCTACTACATCACGAACAGAATGGTCGTTCAGGGACATGGTGCGACAATCAGGTGGCCTCGCTATTCTAGAGTCATGGACTACGAGCTTGAATTCGGCATCGTCATCGGCCGGAACGCCAAGAACGTTACCGTAGAAACCGCGCAGGAGCACATATTCGGCTATACGATATTCAACGATTTCTCGGCACGCGATCAGCAGGCGCAAGAAATGCCAGGCATGCTCGGCCCGGCGAAAGGGAAGAGCTTCGATGGCGGCAATGTTCTTGGGCCTTGGATCGTCACCCGCGACGAGATTCCGGATCCGTATAATCTGGACGCACAGGTGAGGATCAACGGCGAGATCCGATGCTCGAGTTCGACTGGCGGCATGCTGTTCACCTTTGAACACATGCTTGCGCATATGTCTCAGGATGAGACCGTCCATGCAGGCGAGTTCATTGGCTCGGGCACCATCGGGAACGGTTGCGGCCTTGAGACGGGGGCGTTTCTTCAGGATGGCGACATAGTTGAACTTGTCATAGAAAGGATTGGCAGTCTCGCCAATCGAGTTGAAGTCGATCGGGAGCAAAACCTGGGTGGCACGGGGGCCACAAAGAAGTGTTCTCGCTGGTCGGCGAACTAG